One Rosa chinensis cultivar Old Blush chromosome 5, RchiOBHm-V2, whole genome shotgun sequence genomic region harbors:
- the LOC112202534 gene encoding LOW QUALITY PROTEIN: ABC transporter C family member 3-like (The sequence of the model RefSeq protein was modified relative to this genomic sequence to represent the inferred CDS: deleted 2 bases in 1 codon), whose product MELFDPSIHAVSAFFSFMYSGTDFLLKPIFIRGFSGSLHLLLLFVLLVSWVWKKFKGGERGGDPKEGFRKTEPLHFKPTLICCLGVSAVSVGFCLFNYFSWSRYGWSEEKLVTLFDLAIRTLSWGAVFVYLHTQFSNSGESKFPYLLRVWWGFYFSLSCYCFFVDIFLYQKHVSLPVQSLVSDAAFLISALFFIYVGFIGTKEGRDTLLEEPLLSGTTNSSIGNTAESNKSKGVETVKTPYSNAGFFSILTFSWMSPLIAVGNKKTLNLEDVPGLDKVDSVVGSLPIFRNKLESECGTLSRVTTLHLVKALIVLAWREILWTALFALLSTMASYVGPYLIDTFVQYLYGRREFRNEGYALVSAFLGAKVVECLCHRHWLFRGQQIGVRIRAVLVAMIYNKGLNLSCQSKQCHTSGEIINFMTVDAERVGEFTWYMHEPWTIILQVALALFILYKNLGLGAIATFVATVMVMLANVPFRKWQEKFQKKLMESKDGRMKATSEILRNMRILKLQAWEMKFLSKINDLRKIETEWLQKFLYTSAMTSFVFWAAPTFVSVVTFVACMLFEIPLESGKILSVLATFRILQEPIYSLPQTISMIAQTKVSLERISSFLSLDELKPDVIENLPRGSSDTAIEIVDANFSWDISSPNPTLKDINLKISHGMRVAVCGTVGSGKSTLLSCILGEVPKISGLLKLCGTKAYVSQSPWIQSGKIEENILFGKVMDRERYEGVLEACSLKKDLEILPFGDQTIIGERGINLSGGQKQRIQIARALYQDADIYLFDDPFSAVDAHTGSHLFKECLMALLSSKTVIYVTHQVEFLPAADIILVMKDGRITQAGKFNDIMYSGTDFKDLVGAHNEALSELDSVGVGPGEKTSISEEDNNSTSTNGAVKEVDNNDVEDCKIDDLGVPKGQLVQEEEREKGKVGFSVYWKYITTAYGGAFVPFILLAYTLFQLLQIGSNYWMAWATPVSADVKPPVTSSMLILVYVALAVGSSLCVLFRALLLVTAGYKTATILFHKMHLCIFRAPMSFFDATPSGRILNRASTDQNALDMNISNQVASFAFTMIRLLGIIAVMSQVAWQVSIIFIPVITACVWYQQYYLPSARELSRLIGVRKAPVIQHCAETISGSTTIRSFDQGSRFQDINMELIDGYGRPNFYTICAMQWLCFRLDILSSITFALFLVFLMSVPEGVIDPGIAGLAVTYGLTLNTLQTMLIWNLCNMENKIISVERILQYTTSIPSEPPLVIESNRPDHSWPSRGKVDMHDLQVRYAPHLPLVLRGLTCTIPGGMKTGIVGRTGSGKSTLIQTLFRIVDPDAGRILIDGIDISSIGLHDLRSNLSIIPQDPTMFEGTVRSNLDPLEEYKDEQIWEALDKCQLGDEVRKKEGKLDSAVGENGENWSMGQRQLVCLGRVLLKKSKVLVLDEATASVDTATDNLIQQTLRHHFSDCTVITIAHRISSVLDSDMVLLLSNGLLEECDSPARLLENKSSAFAQLVAEYTVRSNSTL is encoded by the exons ATGGAGCTGTTTGATCCATCAATACACGCCGTCTCTGCCTTTTTCTCATTCATGTATTCAGGTACCGATTTCCTTCTTAAACCCATTTTCATTCGTGGGTTTTCTGGCTCATTACATCTGCTTCTGTTATTTGTGTTGCTTGTCTCCTGGGTGTGGAAGAAATTCAAGGGGGGTGAAAGAGGAGGTGACCCAAAAGAGGGGTTTAGGAAAACTGAACCTTTGCACTTTAAGCCCACTTTAATCTGTTGTCTTGGTGTTTCTGCAGTTAGTGTTGGCTTTTGTTTATTCAACTACTTTTCCTGGTCTAGATATGGTTGGTCTGAAGAAAAGCTAGTGACCCTTTTTGATTTAGCAATTAGAACACTTAGTTGGGGTGCAGTTTTTGTTTACTTGCATACCCAATTCTCTAATTCTGGTGAATCAAAGTTCCCATACTTACTCAGAGTCTGGTGGGGTTTCTACTTCTCTCTTTCATGCTATTGCTTTTTCGTAGACATTTTTCTTTACCAAAAACACGTTTCGTTACCCGTTCAATCCTTAGTTTCTGATGCTGCCTTCCTTATCTCTGCTTTGTTCTTTATATATGTGGGGTTTATTGGGACGAAAGAGGGTAGAGATACCCTTCTTGAGGAACCCCTTTTGAGTGGCACAACAAATTCTAGTATAGGTAACACTGCAGAATCAAATAAGTCCAAAGGGGTTGAAACTGTGAAAACCCCTTATTCAAATGCTGGATTTTTCAGCATCCTCACTTTTTCTTGGATGAGTCCTTTAATCGCTGTTGGCAACAAGAAAACATTAAACCTTGAAGATGTTCCTGGACTAGACAAGGTTGATAGTGTAGTTGGGTCCCTTccaatttttagaaataagctGGAGTCAGAGTGTGGTACTCTTAGCAGAGTTACCACACTTCATCTGGTGAAGGCATTAATCGTCTTGGCCTGGAGAGAGATTCTTTGGACAGCTTTGTTTGCACTGCTTTCCACAATGGCTTCTTATGTCGGCCCATATCTAATCGACACCTTTGTGCAATACCTCTATGGGCGACGTGAGTTCAGAAATGAGGGCTATGCtttagtttctgcatttttgggGGCGAAGGTTGTGGAGTGCCTCTGTCACAGGCACTGGCTCTTCAGGGGGCAGCAGATAGGAGTAAGAATAAGAGCTGTACTGGTTGCCATGATCTATAATAAGGGTTTAAACCTGTCCTGCCAGTCCAAGCAGTGCCACACTAGTGGTGAGATTATCAATTTTATGACTGTTGATGCTGAGAGGGTTGGTGAATTCACTTGGTACATGCATGAACCATGGACCATCATTCTACAAGTTGCTTTggccctttttattttgtataaAAATCTTGGTCTTGGTGCAATTGCAACTTTTGTTGCAACTGTAATGGTTATGTTGGCAAATGTTCCTTTCCGAAAATGGCAAGAGAAGTTTCAAAAGAAACTAATGGAGTCAAAGGATGGAAGGATGAAGGCGACATCTGAGATTTTAAGGAACATGCGGATTCTCAAGCTTCAAGCATGGGAGATGAAGTTTTTGTCTAAAATTAATGACCTCAGGAAGATTGAGACAGAATGGTTACAAAAGTTTCTTTACACGTCGGCCATGACCTCATTTGTCTTCTGGGCTGCCCCTACATTTGTGTCTGTGGTCACCTTTGTTGCTTGCATGCTT TTCGAGATCCCTCTGGAATCGGGGAAGATCTTATCTGTGCTTGCAACTTTCAGAATTCTTCAAGAGCCCATCTACTCTCTTCCGCAAACAATATCAATGATAGCACAGACAAAGGTATCCCTTGAAAGAATTTCATCATTCCTTTCTCTTGATGAGTTGAAGCCTGATGTTATAGAGAACCTTCCTAGAGGTAGTTCTGATACTGCAATTGAGATAGTAGATGCAAATTTCTCTTGGGATATATCTTCACCTAACCCCACATTGAAGGATATAAATCTCAAAATTAGCCATGGTATGAGGGTTGCTGTTTGTGGTACTGTTGGCTCAGGCAAGTCAACCTTACTTTCTTGTATTCTGGGAGAAGTGCCCAAGATATCTGGTCTTCTTAAGTTGTGTGGGACAAAGGCTTATGTTTCTCAGTCACCGTGGATACAGAGTGGCAAGATAGAAGAAAACATATTGTTTGGTAAAGTGATGGACAGAGAAAGGTATGAGGGGGTTCTCGAAGCATGTTCGTTGAAGAAGGACCTGGAAATTCTACCATTTGGTGACCAGACCATTATAGGGGAGAGGGGAATCAATTTAAGTGGAGGGCAGAAGCAAAGAATACAAATTGCGCGAGCTCTGTACCAAGATGCTGATATCTATCTGTTTGATGATCCTTTTAGTGCTGTTGATGCTCATACAGGATCCCACCTTTTCAAG GAATGTTTGATGGCCCTCTTGAGTTCCAAAACAGTAATCTATGTCACTCATCAAGTGGAGTTCTTACCTGCTGCTGATATTATCTTG GTCATGAAAGATGGAAGGATCACTCAAGCCGGAAAGTTCAATGACATTATGTATTCAGGAACTGATTTTAAAGATCTTGTGGGAGCACACAATGAAGCTTTGTCTGAGCTTGATTCTGTTGGGGTAGGGCCAGGTGAAAAAACAAGCATCAGCGAGGAAGATAACAATTCGACTAGTACTAATGGGGCTGTCAAAGAAGTAGACAACAACGATGTTGAGGATTGTAAAATAGATGATTTAGGTGTGCCAAAAGGGCAGCTTGttcaagaagaagagagagagaaaggtaaGGTTGGGTTCTCAGTGTACTGGAAATACATTACCACAGCGTACGGAGGTGCTTTTGTGCCTTTTATATTGCTTGCGTATACTCTTTTTCAACTTCTTCAAATTGGAAGCAATTACTGGATGGCTTGGGCTACTCCTGTGTCAGCGGACGTGAAACCTCCTGTTACAAGCTCTATGCTTATACTTGTCTATGTGGCTTTGGCTGTTGGAAGTTCTTTATGTGTCCTTTTCAGAGCTCTGCTTCTTGTAACGGCAGGGTACAAGACAGCCACTATACTCTTCCATAAAATGCACTTGTGCATTTTCCGTGCTCCCATGTCATTCTTCGATGCCACTCCAAGTGGAAGAATCTTAAACAGA GCTTCTACAGACCAAAATGCATTGGATATGAACATATCAAATCAAGTTGCCTCCTTTGCCTTCACAATGATACGGCTTTTAGGAATTATTGCAGTGATGTCTCAGGTGGCATGGCAGGTTTCCATCATATTTATACCTGTGATTACAGCCTGTGTTTGGTATCAG CAATATTATCTACCTTCAGCACGAGAACTATCAAGATTGATTGGAGTACGCAAAGCTCCTGTGATACAACATTGTGCCGAAACAATTTCAGGATCAACTACTATTAGGAGCTTTGACCAAGGATCTAGATTCCAAGATATCAACATGGAACTGATAGATGGATATGGTCGGCCAAATTTCTACACTATTTGTGCAATGCAATGGCTATGCTTTCGCTTGGATATTTTGTCATCCATTACATTTgcattgtttttagttttcttgatGTCTGTTCCAGAAGGAGTGATAGATCCAG GCATTGCGGGTTTAGCCGTCACATATGGACTTACCCTAAACACTTTACAAACTATGCTTATATGGAATCTTTGCAATATGGAGAACAAGATAATATCAGTGGAGAGAATACTACAATATACTACTAGTATACCAAGTGAGCCTCCTCTGGTAATTGAATCTAATAGACCAGATCATTCCTGGCCATCACGAGGAAAAGTTGATATGCATGATCTGCAG GTGCGGTATGCTCCACACTTGCCACTTGTGTTGCGGGGTCTCACATGTACCATTCCTGGAGGAATGAAAACTGGGATTGTGGGGAGAACTGGCAGTGGAAAGTCAACTCTTATACAAACTCTTTTCCGAATCGTCGATCCTGATGCTGGCCGGATTTTGATAGATGGCATCGATATCTCTTCTATTGGATTGCATGATCTGCGGTCTAATCTAAGCATTATCCCTCAGGACCCAACCATGTTTGAGGGAACTGTAAGAAGCAATCTGGACCCACTTGAAGAGTACAAAGATGAACAAATTTGGGAG GCCTTGGATAAGTGCCAACTTGGAGATGAAGTTAGGAAGAAAGAAGGGAAGCTGGATTCTGCAG TTGGCGAAAATGGAGAGAACTGGAGTATGGGTCAGAGGCAGCTCGTTTGCCTGGGCCGTGTGCTCCTCAAGAAAAGTAAGGTCCTGGTGCTTGATGAAGCTACAGCATCTGTTGATACTGCTACAGATAATCTGATTCAGCAGACCCTTCGGCATCACTTCTCAGACTGTACCGTCATTACTATTGCGCACAGAATATCTTCTGTtcttgacagtgacatggttcTTCTTCTAAGTAATG GGCTTCTTGAGGAATGTGATTCTCCTGCAAGATTGCTAGAAAACAAGTCATCAGCTTTTGCCCAACTTGTAGCGGAGTACACAGTGAGATCGAATTCCACTCTTTAG